One window of the Archangium primigenium genome contains the following:
- a CDS encoding Hpt domain-containing protein, whose product MRDDAPALDLEHLCRLRELGDTNASAALARMFHRYLDSIPPQLSRIREAVAAGDTGRLAREAHDLAGSSAVYGLPRLRQCCLALEAHAKASARDGGEALVARVERAFEEARPLVLAELPLEG is encoded by the coding sequence ATGCGAGACGACGCCCCCGCGCTCGACCTGGAGCACCTCTGCCGCCTGCGCGAGCTGGGCGACACCAACGCGTCGGCCGCCCTGGCGCGGATGTTCCACCGCTACCTCGACAGCATTCCCCCTCAGCTCTCGCGCATCCGCGAGGCCGTGGCCGCTGGTGACACCGGGCGGCTCGCGCGCGAGGCCCACGACCTGGCGGGCAGCAGCGCCGTGTACGGGCTGCCCCGGCTGCGGCAGTGCTGTCTGGCGCTGGAGGCCCACGCCAAGGCGTCGGCGCGGGACGGCGGCGAGGCCCTGGTGGCCCGCGTGGAGCGCGCCTTCGAGGAGGCCCGTCCCCTCGTGCTCGCCGAGCTGCCCCTCGAGGGCTGA
- a CDS encoding 2OG-Fe(II) oxygenase, which produces MSEYVTHPDALPRAALEALSGTLLSSRFVARTPLMGTFQGSRGFSLIFTAAGRPALEERFPFLRDYLDRVMEPGSWRGLRSWRSRWFGARPEPRVPNAFYVNLLLLEAGRGVDRHVDATLRAPSGEPDATPEHVSVLYLSVPTGVTGGALVLSRKKRTVGQVHPQPGLLVHFRGDLMHEVLPFQGGEDGALRASLVCEQYAFAPEPLARLPAFRIQSKAGFAAYLEDHRTKTKAPPT; this is translated from the coding sequence GTGAGCGAGTACGTCACCCACCCCGACGCCCTGCCCCGCGCGGCGCTGGAGGCGCTGAGTGGCACCCTGCTCTCCTCGCGCTTCGTGGCGAGGACCCCCCTCATGGGCACCTTCCAGGGCAGCCGGGGCTTCTCCCTCATCTTCACCGCGGCGGGCCGTCCCGCGCTGGAGGAGCGCTTTCCCTTCCTGCGCGACTACCTCGACCGGGTGATGGAGCCCGGGAGTTGGCGGGGGCTGCGCTCCTGGCGCTCGCGGTGGTTCGGCGCGCGCCCCGAGCCCCGCGTCCCCAATGCCTTCTACGTCAACCTGCTGCTGCTGGAGGCCGGACGGGGCGTGGACCGCCACGTCGACGCGACCCTGCGCGCTCCCAGCGGCGAGCCGGACGCGACGCCCGAGCACGTGAGCGTGCTGTACTTGAGCGTCCCCACGGGCGTGACGGGCGGCGCGCTGGTGCTCTCCCGGAAGAAGCGGACGGTGGGCCAGGTCCACCCCCAGCCGGGACTGCTCGTCCACTTCCGGGGAGACCTGATGCACGAGGTGCTCCCCTTCCAGGGAGGCGAGGACGGCGCCCTGCGGGCCAGCCTCGTGTGCGAGCAGTACGCCTTCGCGCCGGAGCCCCTCGCGCGGCTGCCCGCGTTCCGCATCCAGTCCAAGGCGGGCTTCGCCGCGTACCTGGAGGACCACCGTACCAAGACAAAAGCCCCGCCGACCTGA